From a single Drosophila sulfurigaster albostrigata strain 15112-1811.04 chromosome 3, ASM2355843v2, whole genome shotgun sequence genomic region:
- the LOC133839937 gene encoding ecto-NOX disulfide-thiol exchanger 2 isoform X4 — translation MAFNFANLADNMLPVFGNMPNGVSLPNHPNFINQLAAAITTATAGVVAPSTTTTNNNSGSNNNNSSSNNSAASQSATTSTPNKSTVNKLKSHNAQGSAPMDLENDNDLDEPDVIAAAAAAAKPSDKLPGSTLNLPDAQQLYLNGLMHTPPGYLYFPAAQNAAAVAAAAAATAPSGGVSATTANNANNSSAQMLMDPTAMMAAAMQQMQHNYAAVGYAAAAAAAGMPTDAGVDPSLATDGSGNAAPLKEVIKTKNCILFPPNPNAPPPTIRERPPGCRTVFVGGLPENITEEVIREIFESCGEITTLRMSKKNFCHIRYRHEAAIDRAIYLSGYRLRITSLNEPPNFGRLHVDYAQARDDQYDYECKQRQLQREQRHRERMSLDRLRSQSPPPIPHYTDHEATAVAEHLRNNDTFVKAIQTITAWLERGDCTKRNANVFYSMIQSTHAHVRRLHADKQQVEEDLRKARECFRKQMGTMSTQFCIIYIDLYQGTSSSFILLIISH, via the exons ATGGCGttcaattttgcaaatttggcCGATAATATGT TGCCTGTTTTTGGCAACATGCCAAATGGCGTAAGCCTGCCAAATCATCCGAATTTCATTAATCAATTGGCGGCTGCCATTACAACGGCCACGGCGGGCGTGGTCGCGCCCTCCACCacgacaacaaacaataacagcggcagcaacaacaacaacagcagcagcaataattcAGCAGCGTCGCAATCGGCAACAACGTCAACGCCAAACAAGTCAACTGTGAACAAACTAAAGTCACACAATGCACAGGGCAGCGCACCCATGGATTTGGAGAATGACAACGACCTTGATGAACCGGATGTCatagcggcagcagctgccgcagcaAAGCCGTCAGACAAATTGCCAGGCAGCACGCTAAACCTACCCGATGCGCAGCAGCTCTATTTAAACGGTTTGATGCATACGCCACCAGGCTACTTGTATTTTCCGGCGGCACAGAATGCTGCAGCCgtggcagctgccgctgcggcAACAGCGCCAAGTGGCGGAGTCTCAGCGACAACAGCGAACAATGCCAACAACTCAAGTGCCCAAATGCTGATGGATCCGACGGCTATGATGGCAGCTGCTATGCAACAAATGCAGCACAACTATGCAGCTGTGGGCTAtgcagccgctgcagctgccgctggcATGCCAACGGATGCAGGCGTTGATCCAAGTCTAGCCACAG ATGGCAGTGGCAATGCGGCACCACTAAAAGAAGTCATCAAGACCAAAAACTGCATATTGTTTCCACCCAATCCAAATGCACCGCCACCCACCATACGCGAGCGTCCGCCCGGCTGTCGCACAGTGTTTGTCGGCGGACTGCCCGAGAATATTACGGAGGAGGTGATTCGTGAGATATTCGAGTCGTGCGGGGAGATCACCACATTACGCATGTCCAAGAAGAACTTTTGCCATATACGCTATCGCCACGAGGCGGCCATCGATCGAGCCATTTACTTGTCCGGCTACCGGCTGCGGATCACCAGCCTCAATGAGCCACCCAACTTTGGGCGCCTGCATGTGGACTACGCCCAGGCGCGTGACGATCAATATGACTACGAGTGCAAGCAGCGACAGTTGCAGCGTGAGCAGCGACATCGTGAACGCATGTCCTTGGATCGCCTACGTTCGCAGTCGCCGCCTCCCATACCGCATTACACGGATCACGAGGCCACCGCAGTGGCGGAGCATCTACGCAACAACGACACCTTTGTAAAAGCCATACAAACCATAACAGCGTGGCTGGAGCGTGGCGATTGCACCAAGCGCAATGCGAACGTCTTCTACTCGATGATCCAGAGTACGCATGCGCATGTGCGACGTTTACATGCCGACAAGCAGCAGGTGGAGGAGGATCTAAGGAAGGCGCGTGAATGCTTCCGCAAGCAGATGGGCACCATGTCTACGCAAT tctgtattatatacatagatCTATACCAGGGTACCTCAAGTAGTTTTATTCTACTTATCATTTCTCACTGA
- the LOC133839937 gene encoding ecto-NOX disulfide-thiol exchanger 2 isoform X3 encodes MAFNFANLADNMLPVFGNMPNGVSLPNHPNFINQLAAAITTATAGVVAPSTTTTNNNSGSNNNNSSSNNSAASQSATTSTPNKSTVNKLKSHNAQGSAPMDLENDNDLDEPDVIAAAAAAAKPSDKLPGSTLNLPDAQQLYLNGLMHTPPGYLYFPAAQNAAAVAAAAAATAPSGGVSATTANNANNSSAQMLMDPTAMMAAAMQQMQHNYAAVGYAAAAAAAGMPTDAGVDPSLATDGSGNAAPLKEVIKTKNCILFPPNPNAPPPTIRERPPGCRTVFVGGLPENITEEVIREIFESCGEITTLRMSKKNFCHIRYRHEAAIDRAIYLSGYRLRITSLNEPPNFGRLHVDYAQARDDQYDYECKQRQLQREQRHRERMSLDRLRSQSPPPIPHYTDHEATAVAEHLRNNDTFVKAIQTITAWLERGDCTKRNANVFYSMIQSTHAHVRRLHADKQQVEEDLRKARECFRKQMGTMSTQFTQIEKVFNAASHKKVWDHFTKAQRKNIDQWKKLATIS; translated from the exons ATGGCGttcaattttgcaaatttggcCGATAATATGT TGCCTGTTTTTGGCAACATGCCAAATGGCGTAAGCCTGCCAAATCATCCGAATTTCATTAATCAATTGGCGGCTGCCATTACAACGGCCACGGCGGGCGTGGTCGCGCCCTCCACCacgacaacaaacaataacagcggcagcaacaacaacaacagcagcagcaataattcAGCAGCGTCGCAATCGGCAACAACGTCAACGCCAAACAAGTCAACTGTGAACAAACTAAAGTCACACAATGCACAGGGCAGCGCACCCATGGATTTGGAGAATGACAACGACCTTGATGAACCGGATGTCatagcggcagcagctgccgcagcaAAGCCGTCAGACAAATTGCCAGGCAGCACGCTAAACCTACCCGATGCGCAGCAGCTCTATTTAAACGGTTTGATGCATACGCCACCAGGCTACTTGTATTTTCCGGCGGCACAGAATGCTGCAGCCgtggcagctgccgctgcggcAACAGCGCCAAGTGGCGGAGTCTCAGCGACAACAGCGAACAATGCCAACAACTCAAGTGCCCAAATGCTGATGGATCCGACGGCTATGATGGCAGCTGCTATGCAACAAATGCAGCACAACTATGCAGCTGTGGGCTAtgcagccgctgcagctgccgctggcATGCCAACGGATGCAGGCGTTGATCCAAGTCTAGCCACAG ATGGCAGTGGCAATGCGGCACCACTAAAAGAAGTCATCAAGACCAAAAACTGCATATTGTTTCCACCCAATCCAAATGCACCGCCACCCACCATACGCGAGCGTCCGCCCGGCTGTCGCACAGTGTTTGTCGGCGGACTGCCCGAGAATATTACGGAGGAGGTGATTCGTGAGATATTCGAGTCGTGCGGGGAGATCACCACATTACGCATGTCCAAGAAGAACTTTTGCCATATACGCTATCGCCACGAGGCGGCCATCGATCGAGCCATTTACTTGTCCGGCTACCGGCTGCGGATCACCAGCCTCAATGAGCCACCCAACTTTGGGCGCCTGCATGTGGACTACGCCCAGGCGCGTGACGATCAATATGACTACGAGTGCAAGCAGCGACAGTTGCAGCGTGAGCAGCGACATCGTGAACGCATGTCCTTGGATCGCCTACGTTCGCAGTCGCCGCCTCCCATACCGCATTACACGGATCACGAGGCCACCGCAGTGGCGGAGCATCTACGCAACAACGACACCTTTGTAAAAGCCATACAAACCATAACAGCGTGGCTGGAGCGTGGCGATTGCACCAAGCGCAATGCGAACGTCTTCTACTCGATGATCCAGAGTACGCATGCGCATGTGCGACGTTTACATGCCGACAAGCAGCAGGTGGAGGAGGATCTAAGGAAGGCGCGTGAATGCTTCCGCAAGCAGATGGGCACCATGTCTACGCAAT TCACTCAGATTGAAAAAGTGTTCAATGCCGCTAGTCACAAGAAGGTTTGGGACCATTTCACCAAAGCCCAAAGAAAAAACATCGATCAATGGAAGAAATTGGCCACG atttcataa
- the LOC133839937 gene encoding ecto-NOX disulfide-thiol exchanger 2 isoform X5, with protein MAFNFANLADNMLPVFGNMPNGVSLPNHPNFINQLAAAITTATAGVVAPSTTTTNNNSGSNNNNSSSNNSAASQSATTSTPNKSTVNKLKSHNAQGSAPMDLENDNDLDEPDVIAAAAAAAKPSDKLPGSTLNLPDAQQLYLNGLMHTPPGYLYFPAAQNAAAVAAAAAATAPSGGVSATTANNANNSSAQMLMDPTAMMAAAMQQMQHNYAAVGYAAAAAAAGMPTDAGVDPSLATDGSGNAAPLKEVIKTKNCILFPPNPNAPPPTIRERPPGCRTVFVGGLPENITEEVIREIFESCGEITTLRMSKKNFCHIRYRHEAAIDRAIYLSGYRLRITSLNEPPNFGRLHVDYAQARDDQYDYECKQRQLQREQRHRERMSLDRLRSQSPPPIPHYTDHEATAVAEHLRNNDTFVKAIQTITAWLERGDCTKRNANVFYSMIQSTHAHVRRLHADKQQVEEDLRKARECFRKQMGTMSTQ; from the exons ATGGCGttcaattttgcaaatttggcCGATAATATGT TGCCTGTTTTTGGCAACATGCCAAATGGCGTAAGCCTGCCAAATCATCCGAATTTCATTAATCAATTGGCGGCTGCCATTACAACGGCCACGGCGGGCGTGGTCGCGCCCTCCACCacgacaacaaacaataacagcggcagcaacaacaacaacagcagcagcaataattcAGCAGCGTCGCAATCGGCAACAACGTCAACGCCAAACAAGTCAACTGTGAACAAACTAAAGTCACACAATGCACAGGGCAGCGCACCCATGGATTTGGAGAATGACAACGACCTTGATGAACCGGATGTCatagcggcagcagctgccgcagcaAAGCCGTCAGACAAATTGCCAGGCAGCACGCTAAACCTACCCGATGCGCAGCAGCTCTATTTAAACGGTTTGATGCATACGCCACCAGGCTACTTGTATTTTCCGGCGGCACAGAATGCTGCAGCCgtggcagctgccgctgcggcAACAGCGCCAAGTGGCGGAGTCTCAGCGACAACAGCGAACAATGCCAACAACTCAAGTGCCCAAATGCTGATGGATCCGACGGCTATGATGGCAGCTGCTATGCAACAAATGCAGCACAACTATGCAGCTGTGGGCTAtgcagccgctgcagctgccgctggcATGCCAACGGATGCAGGCGTTGATCCAAGTCTAGCCACAG ATGGCAGTGGCAATGCGGCACCACTAAAAGAAGTCATCAAGACCAAAAACTGCATATTGTTTCCACCCAATCCAAATGCACCGCCACCCACCATACGCGAGCGTCCGCCCGGCTGTCGCACAGTGTTTGTCGGCGGACTGCCCGAGAATATTACGGAGGAGGTGATTCGTGAGATATTCGAGTCGTGCGGGGAGATCACCACATTACGCATGTCCAAGAAGAACTTTTGCCATATACGCTATCGCCACGAGGCGGCCATCGATCGAGCCATTTACTTGTCCGGCTACCGGCTGCGGATCACCAGCCTCAATGAGCCACCCAACTTTGGGCGCCTGCATGTGGACTACGCCCAGGCGCGTGACGATCAATATGACTACGAGTGCAAGCAGCGACAGTTGCAGCGTGAGCAGCGACATCGTGAACGCATGTCCTTGGATCGCCTACGTTCGCAGTCGCCGCCTCCCATACCGCATTACACGGATCACGAGGCCACCGCAGTGGCGGAGCATCTACGCAACAACGACACCTTTGTAAAAGCCATACAAACCATAACAGCGTGGCTGGAGCGTGGCGATTGCACCAAGCGCAATGCGAACGTCTTCTACTCGATGATCCAGAGTACGCATGCGCATGTGCGACGTTTACATGCCGACAAGCAGCAGGTGGAGGAGGATCTAAGGAAGGCGCGTGAATGCTTCCGCAAGCAGATGGGCACCATGTCTACGCAAT GA
- the LOC133839937 gene encoding ecto-NOX disulfide-thiol exchanger 2 isoform X1: MAFNFANLADNMLPVFGNMPNGVSLPNHPNFINQLAAAITTATAGVVAPSTTTTNNNSGSNNNNSSSNNSAASQSATTSTPNKSTVNKLKSHNAQGSAPMDLENDNDLDEPDVIAAAAAAAKPSDKLPGSTLNLPDAQQLYLNGLMHTPPGYLYFPAAQNAAAVAAAAAATAPSGGVSATTANNANNSSAQMLMDPTAMMAAAMQQMQHNYAAVGYAAAAAAAGMPTDAGVDPSLATDGSGNAAPLKEVIKTKNCILFPPNPNAPPPTIRERPPGCRTVFVGGLPENITEEVIREIFESCGEITTLRMSKKNFCHIRYRHEAAIDRAIYLSGYRLRITSLNEPPNFGRLHVDYAQARDDQYDYECKQRQLQREQRHRERMSLDRLRSQSPPPIPHYTDHEATAVAEHLRNNDTFVKAIQTITAWLERGDCTKRNANVFYSMIQSTHAHVRRLHADKQQVEEDLRKARECFRKQMGTMSTQFTQIEKVFNAASHKKVWDHFTKAQRKNIDQWKKLATELRTVQIDDDEMEISDDDRDYEKRTKRTRYDSDGLKDENDSLRCQLEAIRNEMSVERSDCVQREKQIKVLQETIRNMQTQLLQTKLREQKDMKTIEQLERNLKEAGVKQLLLKTKIKETVDKLKDKEAYSNSNSASNASNAEYSSGDSCSHNEEDARPKEIVPELEIIDIDKVDDDVRIIEHQSGVVEIHEIEDDEKQESNSAESCQKTVEVKSQSSPKVVNVQAIPVKTTQESEFKSLALAEAKIIALTSAYLVLHPHGVDIGSVASYLRGMLLKSLELKSNDELANILTKYTNLFKSEQSKWSFCGFTDDSLDATISSVAY, from the exons ATGGCGttcaattttgcaaatttggcCGATAATATGT TGCCTGTTTTTGGCAACATGCCAAATGGCGTAAGCCTGCCAAATCATCCGAATTTCATTAATCAATTGGCGGCTGCCATTACAACGGCCACGGCGGGCGTGGTCGCGCCCTCCACCacgacaacaaacaataacagcggcagcaacaacaacaacagcagcagcaataattcAGCAGCGTCGCAATCGGCAACAACGTCAACGCCAAACAAGTCAACTGTGAACAAACTAAAGTCACACAATGCACAGGGCAGCGCACCCATGGATTTGGAGAATGACAACGACCTTGATGAACCGGATGTCatagcggcagcagctgccgcagcaAAGCCGTCAGACAAATTGCCAGGCAGCACGCTAAACCTACCCGATGCGCAGCAGCTCTATTTAAACGGTTTGATGCATACGCCACCAGGCTACTTGTATTTTCCGGCGGCACAGAATGCTGCAGCCgtggcagctgccgctgcggcAACAGCGCCAAGTGGCGGAGTCTCAGCGACAACAGCGAACAATGCCAACAACTCAAGTGCCCAAATGCTGATGGATCCGACGGCTATGATGGCAGCTGCTATGCAACAAATGCAGCACAACTATGCAGCTGTGGGCTAtgcagccgctgcagctgccgctggcATGCCAACGGATGCAGGCGTTGATCCAAGTCTAGCCACAG ATGGCAGTGGCAATGCGGCACCACTAAAAGAAGTCATCAAGACCAAAAACTGCATATTGTTTCCACCCAATCCAAATGCACCGCCACCCACCATACGCGAGCGTCCGCCCGGCTGTCGCACAGTGTTTGTCGGCGGACTGCCCGAGAATATTACGGAGGAGGTGATTCGTGAGATATTCGAGTCGTGCGGGGAGATCACCACATTACGCATGTCCAAGAAGAACTTTTGCCATATACGCTATCGCCACGAGGCGGCCATCGATCGAGCCATTTACTTGTCCGGCTACCGGCTGCGGATCACCAGCCTCAATGAGCCACCCAACTTTGGGCGCCTGCATGTGGACTACGCCCAGGCGCGTGACGATCAATATGACTACGAGTGCAAGCAGCGACAGTTGCAGCGTGAGCAGCGACATCGTGAACGCATGTCCTTGGATCGCCTACGTTCGCAGTCGCCGCCTCCCATACCGCATTACACGGATCACGAGGCCACCGCAGTGGCGGAGCATCTACGCAACAACGACACCTTTGTAAAAGCCATACAAACCATAACAGCGTGGCTGGAGCGTGGCGATTGCACCAAGCGCAATGCGAACGTCTTCTACTCGATGATCCAGAGTACGCATGCGCATGTGCGACGTTTACATGCCGACAAGCAGCAGGTGGAGGAGGATCTAAGGAAGGCGCGTGAATGCTTCCGCAAGCAGATGGGCACCATGTCTACGCAAT TCACTCAGATTGAAAAAGTGTTCAATGCCGCTAGTCACAAGAAGGTTTGGGACCATTTCACCAAAGCCCAAAGAAAAAACATCGATCAATGGAAGAAATTGGCCACG GAATTACGAACGGTCCAGATCGACGATGATGAAATGGAAATCTCCGATGATGATCGCGACTACGAGAAGCGGACCAAACGCACACGCTATGACAGCGATGGGCTCAAG GATGAGAATGATTCGCTACGCTGCCAACTGGAAGCCATACGCAATGAGATGTCGGTGGAGCGCAGCGATTGTGTGCAGCGAGAGAAACAAATCAAGGTGTTGCAGGAGACCATACGCAACATGCAGACACAGTTGCTGCAGACGAAGTTACGCGAACAGAAGGACATGAAGACCATTGAGCAGCTGGAGCGCAATCTTAAAGAGGCTGGCGTTAAACAACTGCTActcaaaaccaaaatcaaGGAGACTGTCGATAAGCTAAAAGACAAAGAAGcgtacagcaacagcaacagcgcctCGAATGCTTCCAATGCCGAATATAGCAGCGGTGATTCATGCAGCCACAACGAGGAGGATGCTAGACCAAAGGAGATAGTGCCAGAACTGGAGATTATCGATATAGATAAAGTGGATGACGATGTGCGTATTATTGAACATCAAAGCGGCGTCGTTGAAATCCATGAGATCGAGGATGATGAGAAGCAGGAATCAAACTCAGCAGAAAGTTGTCAGAAAACTGTAGAAGTCAAATCGCAGTCCAGCCCGAAAGTTGTCAACGTGCAGGCAATTCCAGTTAAGACCACACAAGAG AGTGAATTCAAGTCGCTGGCACTGGCTGAAGCAAAGATTATAGCTTTAACCTCGGCTTATCTGGTGTTGCATCCACATGGTGTGGATATTGGCAGTGTTGCCAGCTATCTGCGTGGCATGCTACTTAAATCTCTGGAGTTGAAGAGCAACGATGAACTCGCAAATATTTTGACTAAATACACAAATCTCTTTAAGTCTGAGCAATCCAAGTGGAGTTTCTGTGGTTTCACCGACGATTCTTTGGATGCAACAATCTCAAGCGTGGCATACTGA
- the LOC133839937 gene encoding ecto-NOX disulfide-thiol exchanger 2 isoform X2, producing the protein MAFNFANLADNMLPVFGNMPNGVSLPNHPNFINQLAAAITTATAGVVAPSTTTTNNNSGSNNNNSSSNNSAASQSATTSTPNKSTVNKLKSHNAQGSAPMDLENDNDLDEPDVIAAAAAAAKPSDKLPGSTLNLPDAQQLYLNGLMHTPPGYLYFPAAQNAAAVAAAAAATAPSGGVSATTANNANNSSAQMLMDPTAMMAAAMQQMQHNYAAVGYAAAAAAAGMPTDAGVDPSLATDGSGNAAPLKEVIKTKNCILFPPNPNAPPPTIRERPPGCRTVFVGGLPENITEEVIREIFESCGEITTLRMSKKNFCHIRYRHEAAIDRAIYLSGYRLRITSLNEPPNFGRLHVDYAQARDDQYDYECKQRQLQREQRHRERMSLDRLRSQSPPPIPHYTDHEATAVAEHLRNNDTFVKAIQTITAWLERGDCTKRNANVFYSMIQSTHAHVRRLHADKQQVEEDLRKARECFRKQMGTMSTQFTQIEKVFNAASHKKVWDHFTKAQRKNIDQWKKLATQNKQTTTTKKKKRKQENICKIHYVRLAVQFELVNSKKLKIQNNILKKKSNNAKPQETEITKVY; encoded by the exons ATGGCGttcaattttgcaaatttggcCGATAATATGT TGCCTGTTTTTGGCAACATGCCAAATGGCGTAAGCCTGCCAAATCATCCGAATTTCATTAATCAATTGGCGGCTGCCATTACAACGGCCACGGCGGGCGTGGTCGCGCCCTCCACCacgacaacaaacaataacagcggcagcaacaacaacaacagcagcagcaataattcAGCAGCGTCGCAATCGGCAACAACGTCAACGCCAAACAAGTCAACTGTGAACAAACTAAAGTCACACAATGCACAGGGCAGCGCACCCATGGATTTGGAGAATGACAACGACCTTGATGAACCGGATGTCatagcggcagcagctgccgcagcaAAGCCGTCAGACAAATTGCCAGGCAGCACGCTAAACCTACCCGATGCGCAGCAGCTCTATTTAAACGGTTTGATGCATACGCCACCAGGCTACTTGTATTTTCCGGCGGCACAGAATGCTGCAGCCgtggcagctgccgctgcggcAACAGCGCCAAGTGGCGGAGTCTCAGCGACAACAGCGAACAATGCCAACAACTCAAGTGCCCAAATGCTGATGGATCCGACGGCTATGATGGCAGCTGCTATGCAACAAATGCAGCACAACTATGCAGCTGTGGGCTAtgcagccgctgcagctgccgctggcATGCCAACGGATGCAGGCGTTGATCCAAGTCTAGCCACAG ATGGCAGTGGCAATGCGGCACCACTAAAAGAAGTCATCAAGACCAAAAACTGCATATTGTTTCCACCCAATCCAAATGCACCGCCACCCACCATACGCGAGCGTCCGCCCGGCTGTCGCACAGTGTTTGTCGGCGGACTGCCCGAGAATATTACGGAGGAGGTGATTCGTGAGATATTCGAGTCGTGCGGGGAGATCACCACATTACGCATGTCCAAGAAGAACTTTTGCCATATACGCTATCGCCACGAGGCGGCCATCGATCGAGCCATTTACTTGTCCGGCTACCGGCTGCGGATCACCAGCCTCAATGAGCCACCCAACTTTGGGCGCCTGCATGTGGACTACGCCCAGGCGCGTGACGATCAATATGACTACGAGTGCAAGCAGCGACAGTTGCAGCGTGAGCAGCGACATCGTGAACGCATGTCCTTGGATCGCCTACGTTCGCAGTCGCCGCCTCCCATACCGCATTACACGGATCACGAGGCCACCGCAGTGGCGGAGCATCTACGCAACAACGACACCTTTGTAAAAGCCATACAAACCATAACAGCGTGGCTGGAGCGTGGCGATTGCACCAAGCGCAATGCGAACGTCTTCTACTCGATGATCCAGAGTACGCATGCGCATGTGCGACGTTTACATGCCGACAAGCAGCAGGTGGAGGAGGATCTAAGGAAGGCGCGTGAATGCTTCCGCAAGCAGATGGGCACCATGTCTACGCAAT TCACTCAGATTGAAAAAGTGTTCAATGCCGCTAGTCACAAGAAGGTTTGGGACCATTTCACCAAAGCCCAAAGAAAAAACATCGATCAATGGAAGAAATTGGCCACG caaaacaaacaaacaacaacaacaaaaaaaaaaaaaagaaaacaagaaaacattTGCAAGATTCACTACGTTCGATTGGCTGTGCAATTTGAGTTGGTAAACAGTAagaaactaaaaatacaaaataatattttaaaaaagaaatcgaACAATGCAAAACCACAAGAAACCGAAATTACAAAAGTTTATTAG